One Ezakiella massiliensis genomic window, TTATTCTGATACCAATATGATAATCGCTGGGGTCAACAAGCCGGCCCTGGCTGCAGCTTCCTGCGACATAATTACATTGGTTAGCGACAAGGACTTGGCAGCCAAGGCCAAAGAACGCGGAACAACTCGCAGCCTCATTGCAATTGAAGAGGCAGTCGCAAGGGGCATCCGCATGTTTGCCATTGGCAATGCGCCCACAGCCCTCTTCCGTTTGATCGAGCTCATCAGAGAGGGCAAGTGCGATCCGCTATTTATAATCGGCGTCCCAGTTGGTTTTGTCGGGGCGGCCGAATCCAAAGAAGAGCTGAGAAAAGTTGACGTTCCACAAATTACAACCGTGGGAACAAAGGGCGGTTCAAATGTTGCAGCTTCGATTATTAACGCCATCCTTTACGAGAACAACCGCCAAGATATTTACGCGACCAAGTAATGGAACTTTATGAAAACGGCCTTCGCTTGGGTTATACTACAGGGACTTGCGCAGCTGGCGCAGCCTATGCAGGAGCCCTTTTGCTGGAAGGTGAAAATCGAGAAAAAATAAATATTTTAACGCCGGCAGGCATTGACGTGGACCTGGATGTTTTGGACCTCCACATGGATGGCGAATGGGCGGTCGCTGCTATCAGAAAAGATTCGGGCGACGACCCAGATGTGACGGACAAGATTTTAATCTACGCAAAAATCCGCAAAACTCAAAACCCTACGACCATTGACGGCGGAGTGGGCATTGGGACCATTACTAAAAAAGGCTTGTACGGAGAAATTGGCGAGAAGGCTATTAATCCCGTGCCCAAGAAAATGATTTTGCAAGCTGTTCAATCTGTCTCGGATGATAATTACGAAATTATTATCTTCGTTCCAGACGGAGAAGAGGTCGGCAAGAGGACTTACAATTCCAATCTGGGCATTGTGGGAGGGATTTCCATTATCGGTTCAACTGGAATCGTACATCCCATGAGCGAAGATGCCTTGTTAAAGACCATTGAGCTGGAAGTAAATGTGGTCAAGGAAGAACATGGGACTGACAATATTCTCCTGGTACCCGGCAATTACGGGGAGAAGATGCAGGCGGCCTATAAGCTGGATATTCCTCATGTGCAGATGTCAAATTATATTGGCGACGCTTTGAAATATGCCTACCAGGCTGGCTTTAGAAACATAACTTTGTTGGGCCATATTGGAAAGTTTTCCAAATTGTCGCTGGGGATTTTTAACACCCACAGCAAAAATTGCGACACCCGCATGGAGGCCTTTGCCTTTTATTTATTTTTGTTGGGAGCTCCCAGAGATTTTATTATGAAAGTTTTATCTTTAAACACAGCCGAGGAGGCCATGAATCTTTGCGTCGAATCTGGCTACAAGGAAGCCATTATCGAAATGCAAAGGGGGGCCGAGGCGCGGATTAAAAGATATTTGAAGGATCCAGATTTAAATATCAGGGTCTATATATATTCTATGGAAGGAGGCCTTGTCGATGATTGATGTGGCAGGAGTTGGACCTGGTAATATAAATTTAATTACCGGCCAGGTCTTGGAGGCCATCAAAACTTATGAAAAAGTTTTGGCCTTTAAGCGGGTCAAGGAAAGCCTAAGTCATATTAGGCCTGACATTATTGAAATAAAAACATTAAAGGAAGTCGATAATTATAAAAGCGACAATGCTCTTGTCTTGGCCTCAGGCGATCCAATGTTTTACGGGATTAGCGAATATATAAAAAAGATGGGGGTCCTTGGTAAAATTTATCCAGGCATTTCATCCATTCAGTGTATGGCGGCTGCCATTAAAAAGTCCTGGCATGACATGGATTTGGTCAGCCTTCACGGACGCGATTTTGATTTAAAAAATATAAATCGGGACACGGTTTTTTTGACTGATAAGGAAATGACTCCTAACAGAATTTCCCAAGAATTATTTAAATTGGGCAAGAGGGGCAAGGTTTTCGCAGGCTATAATCTGTCCTATGAAGACGAGTTGATAGAAGAATTTGACCTAGGGGAGACTGGCCAAGAGCCAAGTCCATTGGCAGTTTGTGTGGTGGTTTTATGCGAGCAATAGATGACGAATTATTTATAAGGGGCGAAGTCCCCATGACCAAACGCGAGGTCCGTGTCTTCATTATGGACGCCCTTGATATAGAGGAGGGCCAGGACTTTTTGGACATAGGCGCAGGCACGGGGTCGATTACAATTGAAGCGGCCATGCGCGGTGCCAAGGCCACTGCCATTGAGTGCGTGGACGAGGGCGTAAGACTCATAAAAGAAAATGCAGACAAGTTTGGCGTGAAGGTAGACGTCATCCAAGCCATGGCGCCCGAGGGAATTCCAGATCAAGATTTCGATAGGATTTTTATTGGTGGGTCTCGTGGCAAGCTGGAAGAATTAATAAAAATTTCTCACGACAGACTAAGGCCGGGCGGAGTTTTGGCCATGAGCTTTATTCTTTTAAAAAATGTTGGCCAAGCCCAGGCGGCAATGAAGGACTTGTTTAAAGACGTGGAGATAAATTTAATTCAAAGCTCTAAGGTCGATAAAATTGGAATGATGAGGGGCAACAACCCCATTTTTATATTAAGAGGTGTAAAATGATTTATTTTGTTGGAGCAGGACCGGGCGCTGTTGATCTAATTACAATCCGCGGCCGGGACTTACTTGAAAGGGCTGACGTGGTCATCTACGCTGGCAGTTTGGTTACGCCAGACCATTTGAAATTTTGTAAAGAAAACGCAGAGTTTTACGATTCAGCCACCATGCATCTGGGCGAAGTTATGGAAGTAATGCTGGCCGCCCACAAGGCAGGCAAGGTCGTTGTCCGCTTGCACACAGGCGACCCAAGCATTTACGGGGCCATTGGCGAGCAGATGAGAGAACTGGACAGGGAAAATATTTCCTATGAAGTGGTCCCTGGCGTTTCATCTTTTGTTGCTGCAAATGCTGCGGTCAAAAAAGAAATGACCCTGCCAGGCGTAAGTCAAACGATTATTTTAACCAGGATTTCCGGCCGGACACCTGTGCCTGAAAAGGAAGAATTAAAAAAACTTGCCTCCCACAGGGCATCCATGGCTATATTTTTATCAGTCCAAAAAATTTCAGAAGTCGTGGACGAACTCTTGACCGCCTACGACAAGGATACGCCGATTGCAGTAGTGTACAGGGCTTCTTGGCCGGATGAAAAAATTGTCAAAGGGACACTGGCTGACATTGCAGAAAAAGTTAAGGACGCGGACATAAATCGCCAGGCGCAAATTCTGGTGGGAGATTTCTTGGACACTGATTTCGAATACTCCAAGCTCTATGACCCGTCATTTACAACTGGATACAGAGATGGCAAAAAATAATTTAGCCGTCATATTTTTTACAGAGGGCGGGAAAAACCTGGCCAACAAAATTCGCTTGGCCGGAGATTATTTTTACAACAAGGACAAAAAAATAAAACCCATGATGGCGCAGATCATGAGGGACTACAAAAACATTGTCTTTATTTCTGCGACTGGGATTGCAGTCCGCTACATCGCTCCCTATATTAAGTCCAAGGATGTTGACCCGGCTGTGATCGTCATTGACGAAGGAGGAAATTTTGTAATTTCCTTATTATCCGGCCACTTGGGAGGGGCAAATGAAGTTGCCAAGAGAATTGCCGACCGTATTGGAGCGACACCAGTTATCACGACTGCATCCGATGTTTTAAACGTCCCGGCTATCGATATTTTCGCCAAGGAAAATAATTTGATTATAGAAGACCTGTCGACAATTGCCGCTGTCATGGGCAGGGTTGTCGAGGGCAAGGACCTTTATTATTCGACCAATACGTCTTTGAAATATCCTTACGAGTTTATCACAAAAGACATAGAAAAAGCCCAGGCAGCTCTGGTCGTTGGCGATTATTTTATAGAGACCGACTTGCCAGTAACCTATCTCAGGCCCCTCGACATTTACGTAGGCGTGGGTTGCAAACGGGGGAAAACTTTTGAAGAAATTTATTTGGCCGTTAAAAATGCCTTTGAAATCGCAAAAATTTCTATGAAATCCATTGCAGAGTTTAGGTCTATCGATTTAAAAAAAGATGAGGCAGGCATAGTTGAGTTGGCGAATTTTTTCAACAGAAAATTTATAACCTATGATTCGGAAACGCTTTTAAAAGTTCAAGGGGACTTTAAGACCAGCGACTTTGTGGCCCAGACCACAGGAGTGGACGCTGTTTCGTCCAGGTCGGCCATGCTTGGCGCAGATGAATTATTAGTAGACAAATACAGTGAAAATGGGGTTACCGTTTCGCTGGCAAGAAAATATATTTGAGGTGAAAGATGAAATTATATGTAATTGGAATTGGCCCAGGTGGCCGTGAGAGGATGACTCCAGAGGCTGTCCACGCAATTGAAGATTCCCAGGCCCTAGTTGGCTACAAACCATATTTGGAATATATCGAAGACTTGATTGGCGACAGGGAAACTTTTTCAACTGGGATGACAGGTGAAATCGAACGCTGTAATCAGGCCATTGATATTGCACTTGAGGGCAAAAATGTTTCTATTATTTCAACTGGCGACGCCGGACTCTACGGCATGGCTGGTCCGATTTATGAACTGGTCGAAGAGAGAAAGGCAGGCGTTGAAGTCGTCGTTGTGCCCGGTGTTAGCGCACAATTTTCTGCAGCCGCAGATTTGGGTGCGCCAATTATGCACGACATTGCGACAATTTCCCTGTCAGATTTGCTAACCCCTTATGATTTAATCATGAAGAGGGTGGACCTGGCTGCCCAAGGCGATTTTGTAATCGCCCTTTACAATCCGCGCTCAAAGACCAGGAAGGACCATTTGAAAAATGCCTTTGATCTGATTAAAAAATATCAAAAGGGATCAACACCAGTTGGCATTGTTAAGGACTCTGGTAGACCGGGAACTGAAACCACGATTACGACTTTGGATGACATCGACTACGAGACAGTGGATATGAAGACAATCGTAATCGTCGGGAACTCAGAAACCTTTGTTGCCAATGGCAAGATGATTACGCCAAGGGGTTACAGGAACTTATGATTTGGATAGCGGGGGGAACTCATGAGACCCGAGAGCTCTTAGACCTCTTGGGGACTTACGAGGACATTTTAATAACCGTTGCCACGGATGAGGGCAGAGAATTTTTGCCAGACGACGCCAGAGTTTTGGTGGGCCCGGTTTTGCGTGAAACAATTCCAGATTTTGTAAAAGCTCACGACATAAATTTAATTGTCGACCTGACTCATCCCTTTGCGACCAGAATTTCCGAAAGTCTTGCCATGATGAGCGAGCGTTTGGCTATCCCCCTCTTGAGATTTGTTCGAGCTGGCAGAAGGGTTGAGGACCAGAGGATTATTTATGCAAAATCTTATGAGGATTCTTTTGAAATCATAAAAAAATTAAAAGGAAATTTTTTGTTTACAACTGGGTCCAAGAGGGCGGACGAATTTTTTGCAGTACGTGGCGAAAACCGCTTTGTCTTCAGGATTTTGCCGACGGTCGCCTCTGTAAAAGCTCTGACAGAAATTGGAGTAAAAATCAACGACATCATCGCCATGGTCGGACCCTTTACTTATGATATGAATATGGCCATGCTGGGCATGATTAAGGCTGATTACCTGGTCACCAAGGACAGCGGAGACGGGTCTGGAATTGATGAAAAAATTCAGGCGGCCTTGGACTTTGGTGCACTGCCAATTGTAATTAAGAGAAACATAGAAGACGGATACAGCCTAGAGGAAGTCGCGAAAAAGATGGAGGACTACCGTGCAAGAAAAAATTGAAAAAATAATTGAGGGCATTAGGCCAGTTGAAAAATCAGATTTGGCAAATAAAGAATGGAATTCAATTGCCCATCCTCTTGGGAGTTTGGGAGACCTGGAAAAGACCACAATAAAAATTGCAAACATTCAAGGAAGAGGGATACCGTCCATCAAAAAACGCGTACTGATTTGCATGGCTAGCGACAATGGAGTAATCGCTGAAGGAATTTCATCTGGCTATCCTGATTTGACATCACAACTCGTCATGTCCATGATGAGGGGGAAGACCGGCTGTGCTTCCCTGTGTAGGGACGCTGATATGCAACTCATTGTAGTCGACTTGGGAACTAGAAATGAAAATGAAATTAAAAAATTATCTGAAGTTGTAGTTGAAAAGAGGCGAATAAATCCTGAGACCAAAAACTTTGCCACAGAACCTGCCATGACCATGGAGGAACTCTTTCAAGCAATTACAACTGGCTTTGAAATGGTCGACAAGTATCCTGCAGATATTTATGGAACTGGGGAGCTTGGCATAGGAAACACCACAACCTCATCTGCAATAATGGCCGCACTCTTTGACCTGCCAGCAAATATGACTGTGGGCCTGGGTGGCGGCCTGGACGACGAAGGCTACAGGAAAAAAATAAGGGTCATTGATCAGGCAATAGAAAAATACGACTTATATAATAAGGATGTTTTTGAAATACTTAGGACTGTTGGCGGTTACGACATTGGCGGTCTTGTAGGCGTGTTTTTAAAGGCAGCCTACGAGCAAAAACCAATTATAATCGACGGATTTATTTCCGCAGTTGCCGCAGCCGCAGCCGTCAAATTAAATGTTAATGTAAAAGATTATCTTATTCCATCTCACATGTCTGCCGAAAGGCAAATGAAAATTCTAACGGATTTTTTAGGCGTCAATCCGCCCCTGTTTTTGTCCATGCGTTTGGGCGAGGGGACAGGCTGTCCGCTCATGATAAAGATGATTGACTCTGGCATTTACGCCCTGGAAAACATGGGCAGGTGGGACGACGTTTATATTGACGACGTCCTTTACGATATAAGGGAGGACCAATGATTACGATTGTAACAGGGGGCGCGCGGTCGGGCAAAAGCGATTTTGCCGAGAGCCTTTACGCCCACACAGACGACGTTTGCTATATAGCTACATCAATAGTGGCGGATGATGAAATGGAAAACCGGGTCAAGCTTCACAGGGAAAGCCGCAATCAAAATTGGCGGACCTACGAGGGCTACACCGACCTCCACAAGGCTCTGGGGACCGAGGCCAATTATCTTTTGGACTGCATGACCATTTTAATTAGCAATATTATGTACGACTTGTCCAAGGACGAGGAGGACTTGACGGCAGATTTGATTAAAAAAATTGAAGACAAGGCCTATTTGGAAATTGCGAATTTGATTTACGAAATCCGCGAAAAAAATAAAAACCTGGTCCTCGTGACCAACGAAGTGGGATCTGCCATTGTGCCTGAAAACAAGGTCGCCAGGTCTTATCGGGACATAGTCGGCCGAGTCAACCGCCGGGTGGCGGAGATTTGCGACCGGGCCTATCTAATCGTCATGGGCTATGAGGTGAGACTCAAATGAAATTTCTCCAGGGAATCATAGTTGCCTTTCAATTTTTAACCAGATTTTACTTGCCAATAAATATCGAATGGGACGAGAAAAATATTAAATTCTCGCTCTTGTTTTTTCCGATAGTTGGCGGGGCCATTGGCGTAGTCCTTTACTTTGTAGAAAGAGTTCTTGCTCAGACGAATGTAAACATTAGTCTAATGATTTTACTGGCCTGGATTCTCATAACTGGCGGACTCCACTTTGACGGCCTGTCGGACACAGTTGACGGATTTTCCGCACGGAAAAATCGAGAAGAGACCTTAAAGATTATGGACGATTCCCACATAGGCGCCTTTGGAGTTATGGCCATCGTTCTTGCTCTTGCCTTTAAGTACTACGCAATCGCAAGTCTAATTGGACCAAATCCTTGGGGCATTTTTCTGGCCCCAGTTTTTGCCCGCGCCCTGGCAGGATTTTTTTTGACCTATATAAAGACAGCCAAGGACACGGGCCTCGCCGCTTATTTTCATTCTTGCACCAAAAAGTGGCCGGCCACTCTTGCTTTTATCTGCACCCTTGCCTTTGCTTTTTATTTTAATTCATGGATGGGAATTCGAATTCTCTACACAACAGGGATCATTTGTATTTTGTTAATACCGATTTATAGAAAACTCGGCGGCTTAACTGGCGATGTCTATGGGACAATTGTTGAAGTTTTTGAAATAATTTTTATGACCCTTTGTATAATTTAAAGGAGTTTTATGTTATAATAAATTCAAGAACAGACATTGGAGGGAATTATGAAGCCAGATATAAATTCATTTACCAGAAAAGCAGCCCACGCCGTGGAAATCGTCATCAGCCTTATAGTACTGGTGGCTGTTATCGGCGGGATACCAGATGTCCTCGGGTATATAGTCCTTTATGTAAAGTCCACGGATAGCGCATATTCATACGCAATATTTTCAGAATTTATAAAGCATACTCTTATGCTGGTCGTTGGCTTGGAATTGGTGGCCATGATTATAAACCACCAAAACGAATCCATCCTGACCCTTGTCCTCTATGTTATCGCTCGTAAGATGCTGGTCTATGCTGACAATATGACGGAAATCCTATTGGGAACAGTATCAATCGTCTTGGTCTTTGTAGTTTTGAAATTCTTTACAGTGAAATCCTATAAGAAATCTGACAAGGACGGAAGCATTTCCGCCGGTATAAATTTCTTTGACCTCAAAGAACTCTACGGCATCGATTTGGACACCAAGCAAAACACCCTTGGCGGTTTAATCTATGAGCTCAGCAAGAGGGAAGGCAAAGAAATTAAAGAAGGCGAGACCTACGAATACCAAGGCTATGATATAGCAATTGTAGAGATGCGGGCCGGCCTAATTGAAAGAGTTGCAATAGAAAAAATAAAAACTAAATAAAACTAATACAAGCTCCCAAGTTCATTTAATGGACTGGGAGTTTTTTGTTAGTTAAATTTATCTGGTCATGTTTTAAAAAAATTCTTACAGATAATTTTTTTTCAAAGAAATTTAAAGGCAAATATTACCTTGCTTTTATTATTTAAAAGTAAAAAAATGTATAACATTTAGAATTTAACCATTATTATTCAAGAGTTTTTAGCTGTTCGTTTTTAATTTTTAAAGACCATTAGCTGTAAACTTTTATGTTGCAAAAATATCTATCTGATTTCTTCTAGTCTGGCAAATGATAAAATTTTTCAATGATATTCAGCTAATCATTCTTAAAATAAAAACGTAATTATTTTTTCGAAAATCGGGTACGCTAACTTTTAAATAAAAATCGAAATTATTTTTCCAAAAGGTCAGGCATCTTATTTTAATTTTGAAAAGCAAAAAGAATTTAAAAAGACCTGACCATTTACTTTCAAATTAAAAACGCAATTATTTTCTTAAAAGTCCTTGCCCTTCATTCTTAAAATACAAATGTAAATATTTTTTCAAAACTTGCGTTCGCTCACTTTTAAATAAAAAATGCATTTATTTTTTCAAAACAATTGGCCGGTCACTTTTTCCTGTATTTGATTTTTTGCAGGGTAAATGGTATAATATCCTGTAGATATGTATGTGCTTGTAGCTCAGTTGGATAGAGCGGCGCCCTCCTAAGGCGTAGGTCGGGGGTTCGATTCCTCTCAAGCACGCCATATTTTTATTAGCCTGGCAAGCGAATGTAGCTCAATTGGATAGAGCGTTCCCCTCCGACGGGAAAGGTTGGGGGTTCGATCCCTCTCATTCGCGCCAATAGATATTTTTACTTATAAGCTATTTGAAGACGTAAACAGATTTTACAAAGGAGGATCAATGGCTAATTTAATTTACTGCGTTGACGACGAGAAAGTTATTACCGATATAGTGAAATTCAATTTAGAAAAAGAGGGCTATGAGGTAGTCGCACTTGCAGATGGGTATGAAGCCCTCAAGGAAGTGGACAAGAAAGCTTGCGATCTAATGCTCTTGGATGTTATGATGCCAGGTATCGACGGTTTTGAAGTTCTAAAGGAACTTAGAAAAAAATATTTCTTCCCTATTATTATGCTTACAGCTAAGGAAGAGGAAGTGGACAAGGTTCTGGGCCTGGAGCTTGGAGCCGATGACTACATTGTAAAACCTTATTCAATGAGAGAGCTTATTGCTAGGGTCAAGGCCAATTTGCGTAGGCTTTCTGTGACCGAAGAGGTTATGGATGACGAGCGCGTTTTTGGTGAGCTTGTAATCGACACTGGCAAGTATGAGGTCAGAAAAAATGGCCAGCCAGTAAATCTCACCATGCGTGAGTACGAGCTCTTGAAATATTTATCTGAAAGTCCCAACCAAGTTTTCACCCGCGAGCAACTTTTGCAAGATGTTTGGGGCTACGAATACTATGGTGACATCAGGACAGTTG contains:
- a CDS encoding precorrin-8X methylmutase, giving the protein MYIQKPMEIENKSMDIIDESLKDVNFEGLDLQIARRMIHTTGDVDYRHIISFKNNFSAKALEAIKNGGTIYSDTNMIIAGVNKPALAAASCDIITLVSDKDLAAKAKERGTTRSLIAIEEAVARGIRMFAIGNAPTALFRLIELIREGKCDPLFIIGVPVGFVGAAESKEELRKVDVPQITTVGTKGGSNVAASIINAILYENNRQDIYATK
- the cbiD gene encoding cobalt-precorrin-5B (C(1))-methyltransferase CbiD, translated to MELYENGLRLGYTTGTCAAGAAYAGALLLEGENREKINILTPAGIDVDLDVLDLHMDGEWAVAAIRKDSGDDPDVTDKILIYAKIRKTQNPTTIDGGVGIGTITKKGLYGEIGEKAINPVPKKMILQAVQSVSDDNYEIIIFVPDGEEVGKRTYNSNLGIVGGISIIGSTGIVHPMSEDALLKTIELEVNVVKEEHGTDNILLVPGNYGEKMQAAYKLDIPHVQMSNYIGDALKYAYQAGFRNITLLGHIGKFSKLSLGIFNTHSKNCDTRMEAFAFYLFLLGAPRDFIMKVLSLNTAEEAMNLCVESGYKEAIIEMQRGAEARIKRYLKDPDLNIRVYIYSMEGGLVDD
- the cbiE gene encoding precorrin-6y C5,15-methyltransferase (decarboxylating) subunit CbiE; protein product: MIDVAGVGPGNINLITGQVLEAIKTYEKVLAFKRVKESLSHIRPDIIEIKTLKEVDNYKSDNALVLASGDPMFYGISEYIKKMGVLGKIYPGISSIQCMAAAIKKSWHDMDLVSLHGRDFDLKNINRDTVFLTDKEMTPNRISQELFKLGKRGKVFAGYNLSYEDELIEEFDLGETGQEPSPLAVCVVVLCEQ
- the cbiT gene encoding precorrin-6Y C5,15-methyltransferase (decarboxylating) subunit CbiT; this encodes MRAIDDELFIRGEVPMTKREVRVFIMDALDIEEGQDFLDIGAGTGSITIEAAMRGAKATAIECVDEGVRLIKENADKFGVKVDVIQAMAPEGIPDQDFDRIFIGGSRGKLEELIKISHDRLRPGGVLAMSFILLKNVGQAQAAMKDLFKDVEINLIQSSKVDKIGMMRGNNPIFILRGVK
- the cobM gene encoding precorrin-4 C(11)-methyltransferase, whose product is MIYFVGAGPGAVDLITIRGRDLLERADVVIYAGSLVTPDHLKFCKENAEFYDSATMHLGEVMEVMLAAHKAGKVVVRLHTGDPSIYGAIGEQMRELDRENISYEVVPGVSSFVAANAAVKKEMTLPGVSQTIILTRISGRTPVPEKEELKKLASHRASMAIFLSVQKISEVVDELLTAYDKDTPIAVVYRASWPDEKIVKGTLADIAEKVKDADINRQAQILVGDFLDTDFEYSKLYDPSFTTGYRDGKK
- a CDS encoding cobalt-precorrin 5A hydrolase; amino-acid sequence: MAKNNLAVIFFTEGGKNLANKIRLAGDYFYNKDKKIKPMMAQIMRDYKNIVFISATGIAVRYIAPYIKSKDVDPAVIVIDEGGNFVISLLSGHLGGANEVAKRIADRIGATPVITTASDVLNVPAIDIFAKENNLIIEDLSTIAAVMGRVVEGKDLYYSTNTSLKYPYEFITKDIEKAQAALVVGDYFIETDLPVTYLRPLDIYVGVGCKRGKTFEEIYLAVKNAFEIAKISMKSIAEFRSIDLKKDEAGIVELANFFNRKFITYDSETLLKVQGDFKTSDFVAQTTGVDAVSSRSAMLGADELLVDKYSENGVTVSLARKYI
- the cobJ gene encoding precorrin-3B C(17)-methyltransferase, whose amino-acid sequence is MKLYVIGIGPGGRERMTPEAVHAIEDSQALVGYKPYLEYIEDLIGDRETFSTGMTGEIERCNQAIDIALEGKNVSIISTGDAGLYGMAGPIYELVEERKAGVEVVVVPGVSAQFSAAADLGAPIMHDIATISLSDLLTPYDLIMKRVDLAAQGDFVIALYNPRSKTRKDHLKNAFDLIKKYQKGSTPVGIVKDSGRPGTETTITTLDDIDYETVDMKTIVIVGNSETFVANGKMITPRGYRNL
- the cobK gene encoding precorrin-6A reductase translates to MIWIAGGTHETRELLDLLGTYEDILITVATDEGREFLPDDARVLVGPVLRETIPDFVKAHDINLIVDLTHPFATRISESLAMMSERLAIPLLRFVRAGRRVEDQRIIYAKSYEDSFEIIKKLKGNFLFTTGSKRADEFFAVRGENRFVFRILPTVASVKALTEIGVKINDIIAMVGPFTYDMNMAMLGMIKADYLVTKDSGDGSGIDEKIQAALDFGALPIVIKRNIEDGYSLEEVAKKMEDYRARKN
- the cobT gene encoding nicotinate-nucleotide--dimethylbenzimidazole phosphoribosyltransferase — encoded protein: MQEKIEKIIEGIRPVEKSDLANKEWNSIAHPLGSLGDLEKTTIKIANIQGRGIPSIKKRVLICMASDNGVIAEGISSGYPDLTSQLVMSMMRGKTGCASLCRDADMQLIVVDLGTRNENEIKKLSEVVVEKRRINPETKNFATEPAMTMEELFQAITTGFEMVDKYPADIYGTGELGIGNTTTSSAIMAALFDLPANMTVGLGGGLDDEGYRKKIRVIDQAIEKYDLYNKDVFEILRTVGGYDIGGLVGVFLKAAYEQKPIIIDGFISAVAAAAAVKLNVNVKDYLIPSHMSAERQMKILTDFLGVNPPLFLSMRLGEGTGCPLMIKMIDSGIYALENMGRWDDVYIDDVLYDIREDQ
- the cobU gene encoding bifunctional adenosylcobinamide kinase/adenosylcobinamide-phosphate guanylyltransferase, yielding MITIVTGGARSGKSDFAESLYAHTDDVCYIATSIVADDEMENRVKLHRESRNQNWRTYEGYTDLHKALGTEANYLLDCMTILISNIMYDLSKDEEDLTADLIKKIEDKAYLEIANLIYEIREKNKNLVLVTNEVGSAIVPENKVARSYRDIVGRVNRRVAEICDRAYLIVMGYEVRLK
- a CDS encoding adenosylcobinamide-GDP ribazoletransferase; this translates as MKFLQGIIVAFQFLTRFYLPINIEWDEKNIKFSLLFFPIVGGAIGVVLYFVERVLAQTNVNISLMILLAWILITGGLHFDGLSDTVDGFSARKNREETLKIMDDSHIGAFGVMAIVLALAFKYYAIASLIGPNPWGIFLAPVFARALAGFFLTYIKTAKDTGLAAYFHSCTKKWPATLAFICTLAFAFYFNSWMGIRILYTTGIICILLIPIYRKLGGLTGDVYGTIVEVFEIIFMTLCII
- a CDS encoding transporter associated domain-containing protein, encoding MKPDINSFTRKAAHAVEIVISLIVLVAVIGGIPDVLGYIVLYVKSTDSAYSYAIFSEFIKHTLMLVVGLELVAMIINHQNESILTLVLYVIARKMLVYADNMTEILLGTVSIVLVFVVLKFFTVKSYKKSDKDGSISAGINFFDLKELYGIDLDTKQNTLGGLIYELSKREGKEIKEGETYEYQGYDIAIVEMRAGLIERVAIEKIKTK
- a CDS encoding response regulator — its product is MANLIYCVDDEKVITDIVKFNLEKEGYEVVALADGYEALKEVDKKACDLMLLDVMMPGIDGFEVLKELRKKYFFPIIMLTAKEEEVDKVLGLELGADDYIVKPYSMRELIARVKANLRRLSVTEEVMDDERVFGELVIDTGKYEVRKNGQPVNLTMREYELLKYLSESPNQVFTREQLLQDVWGYEYYGDIRTVDVTIRRLRQKIEDEADEGSYKYIITKRGAGYYFGG